A part of Arachis hypogaea cultivar Tifrunner chromosome 12, arahy.Tifrunner.gnm2.J5K5, whole genome shotgun sequence genomic DNA contains:
- the LOC112729442 gene encoding uncharacterized protein: MALKSRKGNATAEEASWYCALLLVSSTLLIMLTIFTDEHNSSTIITLRRPCEEIYVVGEGETLHTISDKCGDPYIVHNNPHIHDPDDVFPGLVIKITPSSSSSSP, from the coding sequence ATGGCTTTGAAGTCCAGAAAGGGAAATGCCACAGCTGAAGAAGCTTCATGGTACTGTGCACTTCTCCTTGTTTCTTCCACTCTCCTCATCATGCTAACCATCTTCACTGATGAACACAATAGCAGCACCATTATTACTCTCCGACGACCCTGCGAGGAGATCTATGTGGTCGGAGAAGGGGAGACGCTTCACACCATAAGTGACAAGTGCGGTGACCCTTACATCGTTCACAACAACCCTCATATCCATGACCCTGATGATGTCTTTCCTGGCCTTGTCATCAAGAttacaccttcttcttcttcttcttctccataa